The Harmonia axyridis chromosome 3, icHarAxyr1.1, whole genome shotgun sequence nucleotide sequence TCTTTGTGAACGTAGGAATTCACATAGGAGTGGACATTGCCAGATCCACGGTTGAATTTGCAGTAGATCATATTTTATATGATATTGTAAACTTGTAATAGATACCTACACTTGCTCAAATGGCTTTGATCATGTTTTAATCTAGCTAGCCAggcttttttttattgttggcCTCAaaggaaaatattgatgaatacatttattttaattgaGGAACAGAAAGAGAAGCTATTCGATAATGAAAATGACATTTACAAGAATTGCATGAAATGATGACGATGGATTTGGATCACAGCtagtattttattctctatgttAACAGCCTGTATCTGTGAATGGATAAGTGTTTTATTCAATGAGAGGAATCTATGGTGATATTTAATGTACCTACCTACACTCATCctgtatatcaaaaaataaagaTGTGGTGGAAGTgatacaattttttcgaaattttgcatattcTACTGTGTGTATTTGTCGAGGAAAAAATTGATCTGAAATTATTAGGaatattttctcttcaaaatttttcagagCTTTTGACACGATTGGATTCATTCTAAACGAGAAAGCATAGAACAGAATGCCATCTACCCACAGTTGGTTAACCACAACCATCTCGATGACAATTCATCCCAAACATGAATGACATTCACATCGGAATCGACAAAACGAGCAAtgatgcagaaaaagttttactCCACAGACCATTCAACCATAGTTCAGAACTTGATTACCAAATTCAACGCATTAGGCACTATTATAATCTGTTCCAGGCATCATAACGACCAGATCTATCACCCTTCGACTATTTAATCTGTCACCAGACGCAACAGGAAATGTTACTAGGACAATGCATATCTTTCAGCTCTCTTTCTCCCACAATCCACCTAAGCACATTATTACAATGCAGAGAAAAAACGTAAATGTGTACCAATTCTCCTTACGATAGCACTGATCCAGATAAGTTCAGGTTCTGCAGGTTATTAGGCAAGACGAACAGACAGACGAAAGTGAGACCACATCACATACAGAAACATTTGCGTTGGGCGTTCACCGCCTGCTTCGATATCCATCGAACTCTAATTGGGCCATTTTTATGAGAGAATTGTTGTATAACCGATTGTGAACGATTTTGGCGACgtttaggacttttttttcggTGTCATTTGTAGGTTCGAAGGCCGAGGTTTCGTGTTTTTTTTCACGTTGATTTGTTTTAATTCGTTCCGATCGATGgaaaagtaattaagaagtgaatGTTGCTCATTGGGATTAGGAACTTTTTTTTAGAGTTTCTGGGTCGTGTTTTCTCTTGGATCTATTGATTTGCTCGATGAAACTTGTATTGGAATGGATGATGAATAACTTCACTTTTTTTGTAATTGTTTAAAGGAACAGGATATTCTAATTTGTCACAAATTTCGATACAAATATGATTTTTCAGTTCGatacaaatattattatatttttgacgtgcagtttttcaacaaaaatgacaGAATAGTGGGTTTTCCAATAGTGACGATATAGCATTTTGACaaccaatttttatattttcccaCATAGATTTGTTGATTTTCAATTGCTCAGTTATGGCTTAGATCATCAGCATAAACTTTCGACTTAACATATCCCCGAAGAAAGAAATCACAAGATGTTAAATTACACGCCATGGGAGGATAATTAATTGAACTATTTCTTGAtaaaattttatcaacaaattttgttTCCGAAGAGTCGATTGTTAAGTTGACTATGTTGCAGGTGGCACCGTCTTTTTAGAACCACTTATCCTCCAGATTATTTTGAACAACAGCaggaaatataaatttaatatcGTTCAGTATCATTCCCCATTGACTGCTACTCTTTAaccattttcttcaaaaaaagatGGACCAATCACTTAACCACCATGAATTGCACACCCCAACTTGACTCCATCTGGATTTTATGATGCCTCAACAGTGTCGTCTGgattttcatcatttcaaattctattttcatttttcattattcatattttttatacTTTATATTAGAATTATTTGAGATCATAAAATTTCATGTCCAATTCCTTCCTGACTAAATGCTTTCTCAAcattcttctccttcttcttcttaatttaagcctaaggcttgtatattccacttaAGTCCTCGGTGGATGTAGATTCAAGACTTTAAATTCATTGAGAATTTGAAAACTTCCATTTCTCCTTCAAAAAACCAACCATATCCAATCAATTGGATCTAccaatattgtaataattagaGCCTGATGTAACCTTAAAATAATTCCGCATAATGCATAACGAAATTTGCACGTTAATTAATCATTCTTCCCTATTTCAGAACATGCAGAAGCTTCCTGTTCCTATAACCGAACCTTGAAGAACTCCAATCCCAATCGGCCAGATCAGAATAAAATGCtgggtgaatttgaggaattgAAATTGACCGTTTGCAGCAGTGACATTGAAATGAGCTTCTTGCACTGGGAGGGGTCCACAAAGGAACGAGAAATTATTAAATGAAAGACTCAAGGATTTCGACGAGCTTTTCCTATAAAGTGAGACCTATAACATTTTATATGGGTTTATACGTACAAGAAACAACGAACTGATCTTGATATTAATAAAAACTCATGAATAATGCATGCGGAATGAATTGTACCATTAAATGGGTGCTGCAAATGTGGTAGATATCGAATTATAAACGCCCATTTTGTTTTATCGATATATCACATTGGGATCAATTGTGAATGGAAATTTTTGCTTAGGCGTTTGAGGGTTATGGTTATTCGAACAGGATATCCGCAGTTTTGGAATAATTCGTATATATCATCAAAATTATCATGAAGTAGCGATAAATTTCAGTATTTTACACTTTAAAGTTAAAGAGTGAGAAAAAAAGACACTTTTGCGACTTCACACTTGAAAAAAGATCTGTTGAACaattgaaaaacgaaaaaaaattgtttggaaatatcgATATTGATTCATctgagattttttcaaatttcttattgatatattttaattcactttttttgttattttattattattttttattttgtttttttttctgaaaccgGTTGAAAGAATTACTTTGCACATGGAATTGACTAAAAAGTCAATTAAAACTGTTCGAAATCGAAAtattaaattaacaaaattcatACGTTGAATTCGAATTGAAATACGTTGAAATTGATGTGGCGAatgaatttatgaatgaatCTCTATCTGATAGTTTGGGAGCGATGACAATTTGAATATTATCCatctataaatatgaaatttcaaatttgaattcaatatgtaCGTTAACTGGAGGTGACAATAAAATTTGATCttcaaaaatctttattttagtaagaaaatattaatttgttttcttttctaTAGGAGTTACACCTTCTCTTGTTTAATTATTAGATTTAAGTTGATTGAGATTGTAgtcaaattttaaatttggtAAAGTTTTcgtttgaaaatttctgaaatattttcaataaaatcaggGTCTTTATCAATTATTGTAACATTGTATTATTATCGTATAATTCATCAAGGGTGTGGAAACGGACAGTTTACAAAATTTGGAGAAGAATTCATAATCGAATcattgatcaattttgaaagcCACAACGATGCTACATACAATGATTTATAAAGAATAATTAATCCATACATTTACACTCTGCTTTCTTTCATGGGTTTCTAGGAGATTAAAATGATTATGATTTATTATCGTTGAGGCAGTGCACTTCGAAAACCATTTTGCATCGTCATCATAATATTTTTGACgtttattaaaaatgtaaattgCTCTTATCCCAATCTAATATTAGCAAAACGTAATTCAAACTttattgatattaattatttactacaaatttcatccattcaattttatcaattaCCAGTTCATTATAGAGGAATAGAAATTAGAaaattgatcatttgaaaaatttcaaacgaaCAATCAACAATAAATGATAATAATCTcataaaagaaagaaaaaacaaggaataaaaataagtttttcaaaaaaattagggTTTCTAAAAGTTCAAGTTATCCTAGTAGGTAATgattataaaatgaaataagtAATAAAATGTGGTAGTATCTCAGTTAAGGTTGAAAACTCAGCATCAATTGCACaagattctgaatattttataattatatggcacgaaatttcgtgaaaaattccGAACAATATGTTTTATATGAATTGACAATCAATATGGACATGGCAGCCATTAAAAAGTTCAAAACAGCCTACATTTTCAATAATCTTCATAAAAAATCGAGCACAAAAAATTCCACGATAGAATCTTCCTAAGCGATCCCACCACGACCGAATAACGATAAGAAGAAGGCACCATAGAATCACTGCAGTCGAGCGCACAGACACGTATTTTCGGTCACCAGGTTTCGAgcgaaaaaaattttggagGTTAGGCGTCCTTGAGAGAGAATTTAATGTAGATTGGATGGATTTTACTCACGTATCTTGTGAAAGGCAACATGTCGGCGGTCCAGAGGCACAACACTGAAGTAGTGCGGGGGCAGGATTTTGCCTTTTATAACGTTATTTCTCAGCGGGACTGATAAAGAAGGGGGCAAGGTTCTTGTGGTGTTGCAGAGACGGGGGGCGCCGGTCCTCATGTCGATTTTGATGCGAAATCGCTAAATGCGAAATTATTTACATAATCCATTCGATCAACCTCTTTTTTCTGCGTTTATGAAACCATCCCTTGAGATTTTTCGGGTCTGGAAAATCGGTTCGTCTATGATCTCTTTAATATGGAGTGTATGGAAGCTTTAAgaaaatttgtatttcagaTTTAGGTacaaaatggaaaatgaaaaagcacAACGTAAAGGTTTCAGCGCTTATTCAAATTAGTATACATAGTATACACTGAATTTATTAAATTTCGCATGTAGATTTTTGACTCCAAATGTGAAGATTTTTCTAATAAGAATGATACAATTCAAATTGATTatgatggcaacactgtgtattatttcctgaaattattaaatcacttgtgttcagtaggttaagCCATTTCACTATGGAAAGATACAGGCTTTAAGAACgttcagaaattgttaaattgctccatcaaaatcagtgctcgtTTGTGAATACgatttattcattgaataaactCACTATTcctcgtattgtagacaaatttgaaaaaggTACCAAATACTTGATACTTTTGAATGTGATCACGAATAAAATATTTAGAAacggtgaaaatttcaaattgaaaaatattatttttttctttataataacaaattatattttcgaaaaaactaagTTCAAAATGAGTGTAGGCTTCTATAGCAATTTCTGGTGAAACGTTTTGAAGATGAGCATTTGTTTTGTGTAGCAGTTTATATCTTACACTCCGAAATTTCGTTATTATTTCGTGATGATACCGGTTGGCACATGtgatcaacaaaaaattccatATTTGTGGAACTGCATGAAATATTTTAAGCCCTGTCTCGTATTGTGTGTATTTCTAATAAGTTTTAAAAATTAAGAATGGTGAGTTCTCAATATATctcataattttttccatatatcATCCAAGATAAcagtaattttatattttgaactcTTTTGAAGACCGGAAAATTATCTTTTTcggaataaattattaaaaattaatatttcgttATATTATTtccataatgaatgaaattttaatagATCCTTCATATGAAACTGTGAATAAGGATTCAAAACAgtcgaatatatatattttaattgatattaaatgaaacagtactgaaaaaaaaaacattttcatctCTTGATAGACCATATATATGTTTACCTTTTTTACTGTCGTATCTTATACTGATTTTACATACATAATAACACATCTTACACgtaataaataataacacaCACATACTCTCTTTGATCTATGAAAAGTGTTATTAAAAACTGAGTTCGCACATACGAAGTTTTCttcgttttcaatttttcaagagaTCAGCTCCGTGAGTCAAAAAccaattgtaaaatattaccTCGGATATCTTGACTAAGAAGCATAAGATTCTTCCATTGACATTTtgctaattttctttatacCTACTTTTATCGAACTATCCAAATCTACCGACATGAATACTTTTTTTGATGTAGTACACTTAGGTTCGAATCCAAAGTGATCCGTAATTCTTTTAAAATCTTGTGGACagtttttttgatgatttcagATATTCTGAGATGAAAAAATGCAGTGTACACACGATAAACCCTACTAAAATATGGTAAATAAACTTTTGTGGCTATACCACCAGAGGTGTACGTCGTAGTTGATCCTCCTCATATTCTACGCCACTGGCGGAATTGCAATTTCATTagaaggtacaaatgaaaagtCGTTAACTAGATAATTATATTagccatttttttcttcaacattttATTGATCACTGGAGTCAACAAAGATTCATCAAATGGTTCAGATTGACTTCTAATTTTCTATAATGAATTTGTGATCTGCCGAAAATTATCCCTTGAACTGTTTGGATGTGTAGACCTGTGTGTCCAAGTAGGTTTAATGAGGTTTAAACAGAgggattttattttcaatatatcgTCTAATTCTTGTTCGCAAGCAGCCATTgctaatatttcattttgtttagtaTCTGCTTTTATTTTCTTCACTACTACTTCGAAGTTAGCTTCTGATCAGATCTATACCGAGATACTTGAGGTATATGTGGTATAGATACTCTGCTGATTATCACTGAAGGACATGCTTGAGAGTGAATATTATCTGACAAGAATTTGTTGTAGTGACTTTAGTTTTACATTTGTTTTTACACTGTTTCAGGTTCGGATAGGGCTCTGTATATGTGTGTATAGGCTCTGTATATTATCCGATGTTTTCGTGGTTGATATGACTGGATATAATCACAGTATGTATCATTCGATAAGAGTTAATGTGAACGAAGTATATATTGGAAATAGTATCGGCCCGAGAACATTACCTTGTGGGACACCAGCGTTTATTTCGAATTTACTCGATGTTTACGTATTTAGTTAGGTTTGGAATGTTTTTTCGCAGGGATATTATTCGAAAATATGAAAGAATGATGGGGGTGGATATTTTTTGATCTTGAAAAGGCCTGAGAAGACACTGTTACAATTTGCTACGGCACTTTTGATTTCTTGAACGATGCGATGAGAAAATTTTAAAgatgaaatatttacaattacTTATGACttatgaggaaataataaacacgAGTGTTAAATTtgcagtttattatttttattttcaggggGGCCAAACCGAACCAAGCTACCTAGAACTTCTGACTTGCACCATCTGCTACACATACATGAACAATTACGTGAAGCTATGCATCCTGGGACACAGTGTATGCAATGACTGTTGCATCAATATGAAAACATGCCCTTACTGCAGATCGCCTTTCAGCAAGACGAGAAACAGGAACCTTGAACAGCTGCTGTCAGCATTCCCGCCACAAAATCCTTCCAGCAGTGAGctgatcaaaaatgaaaatttgaagtgCCCAAAATGCAGAACGTTGATGGATGATCGAATTGTTTTATGCGGAGGTGGCCATAGCATCTGCATAAAGTGTGTGAGGGGCCTGCATCAGTGTGTCCTTTGCCCTAAGCTTATCTGCTACCGCAGAAACTTCTTATTGGAGAGGCTGATTGAAAAGTTGAAGGCTCCAAGAAATCCAAACGGTCTTGCCCAATTGCAGGTAAAATGTTCGTCTCTTTCTTACATCTATCCTTGTTGCGTACAATTGATGAGTGACAACTTATTCTATCACGTCATGTCAGACAGCACTCATAAACGTATTCACATCCATTACAATCAATTTAAAAGGCTGATTCTGCGGCGTTTTGGAGACATGACATACGCTTTTCTAAAGCCACTTGGCTACAAACACTTGTTATTCATACGTATGTTGTTCCTTGATTCCACTATGGGAACGTTGTTTGTTGAGATTGCCGATTTGTCGGATGCTGGTCCTTTTGAAGTAACTTTTAGATCACAAGCTAGAACAGAGAGAATACAAAGTCGGGAGAATATAGTACATTGCAAGCTCCATCACGATTTAGTACTGAATTATATAAGACCTCAGAGTATATTGTTTTCTGTATACATGAAGATCAAACTATTGGATGAATATAGTGACGATGGTACTCTTGTGGAAGAATCTActtgatctgaattttttcgtTGAACTTGTCCTGGAAATGTATGACCTAATATTTCTGTTGATATATGTACATAGAAGacgatttttttatataaaaaataaattttcttgatttcaagGAACTTATTCCAAAATGTTTGTAGTTTTATTCTCGtaataaatgtgtttttacttgACTTGTCTGTTATTCGTTAATTATCACTTGGATACAGTTATTTCAAAAACGTCTCATTATGCGTATTTTAGTTGAACTTGAGTAATGAATACAAATCTGATATTTTTAGTGATTAATTTCAACGAACTCCCCTAAATTTTCTTAGTTTGTGTTCTTTCCatatcaataattaatcaaatcacttagtttctctaattctgtggttattccgttcattcttccacatcttgtagaacaaaatcgtgcgagaatatatcagaaacgcacagttttcatggttatattttattattctatgttggacTCCGatctttccgccacggctttaactgtcaattcatcaatttgccttaaagaaatcagttctgccaaccaacatttttcaatgcaaaaatcactagattatatttatggaaatatttcattaatttcaatgaaaatgcaatgaattagagaaaataatgtataatactcgtacagaaggctcattctaccactcgttcattccaaaactcgccacttcgtggctcgtttttgaattttgaactcgtggaagaatatcaatgccttctgcacttgtattataaataactattctagtaTAACTAGAAAATATTAGGCACATAATTAGGCTCCACTTTGACCTAAATATTCCGCAAATAGCCTTAGtcataataaattcaacattattcgaaataaattcattcattgtagggtgaacaataaaattttaattgattttcaTATCTACCCTTTTATTCGTGAGATATTCATTTGCACACATTTAAAGTTATTGTTACTCACTTGTATAGTCCTTGATTATAAATCTTCAAGCTTCTACTACTAAGTACTAATTCAGTAATTTCAGGATTAATTTCAGGCACATATACTGAAATCCCTTGAGATGCTTGTATGGTTCCTAGGTCTCTCCAGTTTGCTGAAATACACAATGTATATCCTATGAGGATAattcaaatagaagaaaaaattcaaaatattgtatGTATCATAGTATTTATAgtataatttgtattttttattacaaaaaaaattaataattcgcGAAAATCCCATTTCAATTTCTATATGCGCTATATATAAATTGTGTGAAAAATTGACATTAAAAATTAGCAGAAAACtagcaaaaaaaattcaaaattcgaaaactgcTGAAAAGtgacatatttattttttaattaattattgtGCGTTATATTCATATATATGTTTTTTCGTATTTATGTgtgttatattataatttttacaATTGTAATTCCGAttctatattttgtaatttcatatatttcttCATCAAGAGAATCAATGTCAATGTAAAatgtttattgaaaaacaaGACTGTACTcgtattttagaaataaaagaCATGTCAAGACTGTGTTTCTCGTTCATTTACACAGGAAGgcttatctactaaaaatcgaATTCAGGTTTGATTCCAAACTAGTATTGTATAATGTATATTCGAAATTTTGCTCCAAGCAAAACATAAATTCAATACACAATTCAATTAGAATGTGTATAAAATctcgctgattttttcagtatttcgaTCACCTCATATTTATTCAGTGGATAATtcaattactcaatatttccaataattttgtCTTCCTGAATTCAAATGGTGAATATAGTGGCTTTCTTTTATTCGTTATGAATACAAGGAAcattaaatgaatttttatgaGGGTTATGTGacttcaattgaagagataatcATTTTATACCAGATATTTCAATTCTCAAATCATTTTTTTGGTGGAAGTTTTGGTTAATGGTTTTTTAACTTACATAGCTATCTATCAATAGAACACATCTTCTGATTTTTCTTCATAGATTctgattttaaaataaaaacattgtGTTTTTCAACGGAATATCTGCAGAGGAGAATTATCAGATATCTTATGGCAAttattgtaaaattttcaaACTCAGGAATAATTATACTTTTAGTAATGCAGTTTCATACGAGTTGTTATTCAACAAATCACCAATATCACATTCGATAAAAAAGAATGCACTACTACTTACTAGTGCATTCAGTTTTCAAACTTTTAACTCTTCAATTAGtttctttcgaattttgaggttCTATGGCCATATGAATAGCGAGATACAATTTGTCCAtgaattcaaaaacaaatttttcttgtaatttatttttcaacaatttcaaagattcatcatttgaaatgagaaacgAAAAACGGGGTTACCATCTTGATAATTCTCACCTTCAAAAGGATCTCAAGCAAGTGACCTTTATCTTAATTTATAGCAGTGGACCCCTGGACAATTATAACTTTCTGGTTCTCAACAAAGATCTGCTTGAGTACGAGTGTTCTTCAAAAATAGATCAATCCTCTTCAAAAGACCAAACATTCCAATTTAATCCAAGTCATTGGCATGATTTAATCAAGTGTAAGCATAATGGTATTCACCACTGATTTTCATAAGAAGAATTGTTAATGTAAATGCAAGAAGTGGACCGCAACATACCATAACTCGAAGAGAAATGCCAAAGAATGTTCTTCAAGGTCTTTTCCTACTCCACCTTTTCGAAGCAATGATATATTACGTTACAAAATACCGAACCAAATccattaattttaatattttaatggaaCTTTTTAGTCTTAATTATTTGGCAGTGCTTTCTTTGGGAATTCAAGATCCTTTCTTTGCAATATCCTTAATTCGAGCACAAAAGGTGAAAGGAATTCTTAAATAATGACACAAGTGTTTTAATATTCTTAATGACGTAGTCTGttggttttttcttatttttcaacattGTCAGCAGTTGTAGAAGGACAAGGTCGATAGGAAACAACCATACCAGTTTCTTcgctttattttcatttgaaattcattatattatatacaTTATAAAATAATCATCTTAACAAAGACTAGCTTCAGTTGATTTGACATGGCATTTTGAGGTGAAAAAATCGATTAGATTAACAAGAACTAAAAACGAATAGTTATTTTCATAGTAGGTACTAGATATTCATAGACTCATAGACTTTGTTTCTAACATAATAACCTTGAAATAAGGGGTAAAATGTTCATTGGTATTAACATATTCATCAGATCGAAAAACAGTCATCATAAAAAGGTTAGCAATAATTTCGCTGTAAACTTTGTTGCaaaagaattattatattcatgatGCAACTTTCTTTaaagaatatttcatattgGCTATATGAATCTAAAGTTATGTACTCATTCATAAGAAGCGGTATTCATATTGCAACCCACATCAACCTATAATTCGAATAGAGTATTAAGAAATGCATCTAATGTTATGCTCCAAAAAAATTCTCGTAATGACTTGCGGGTTGACCTGAACCACAATTCAATAAGTTTTATTACACCTTTGCATGAATTACCTAATGTCCTAAAAAACGCTTGAACGATTGTCTCACACCAAAATGCCATTTCAAGGTTATTTCCTAGAGAGTGAGCAGAAACTTTATCTTCGATCAGACAAGGATCTGCTCCTGGTAGGACTTATATACATCAAAAGCATTCACTGTTACTCTTTGTACAAAATTACTACCATCAACTTATCGCCTATAGTTTACAGAGTAAGAACCAGTCCAGATGTCAACGTTGGAAGCTGGATGACCTTGGAATTGATGCGCCCAGTTCTGCTGATTCCAAGCTGGTTGTGGTTGAGGGTTGTAATAAGGTTGAGGTCTGTAGGTAGGCTGAGGTGCTGGGGGTTGATAGTACTGGGGTCTGGGTTGCTGGTACTGTGGTTGGTACTGAGGTGTTGGTTTGGGTTGATCCCAGTTGAAGTTGAAGTCAAACTGAGATTGAGGTTGTGGTTGAGGTCTGAACTGTGGTTGAGGTTGTGGTTGTTGCTGTGGTTGTGGTCTATAAATGGACTGTGGTTGTTGATACTGGTTCCTTGACCTATAACCATCCTCATTCTGGTAGTAAACGCTTGGGTCTTCCCTGTATTGACCATCGTCGATCTCATTTGGTGCCAAAGGTCTTGAAGCACTTGGGTTCTGCTTCAATGTTGGTGGTGGTACTTGAATATCGTTACCATTGGGTTCAAAACCTCTTTTACTGGCTCCGTATTCTACTTCACGAAGTTTACCAGTGTCGTCAACGTATCCATATTTTCCATAAACCTCACCATCTGGGTATTTAGTTTCTATTTTGAAGGTACCATCTGCAGCCTCGTAGCCATAGCTGTAAGATCCATCTTCGTTGTGTTTGTTAATctgtttcaaaattggaacTGGGGTGGTGTATTGGTTCTTCTGAGATGCTGCTACTGCAAACGATGTTGCTAGTAGAACTATCTGCAATAAGATGTATGACTTTAGTAAGTTATTGAAGATATGAATTCAATATTAgagtaattttcattttctgaagCTTTTATACTGATTGGGTAAGATGGTAAAGTTTTCGAAGTATTCCTAGCAGAGAAGTTATGAATGGAAATTGAGATAAGACTATTAAAACTTGATAACAATATCTTATCAGAGCAGAATGCTAAGCATACTGAAATCAAATACTTCCTCCAACGTGATTGAACTGTTAATAACCAATAATTAGACAGACCCTCATTGTAATTCATACAGGTAGCACTTTCTAATACTTTttccaatcaattcaagttCACTTACGGTTAACATTGTGACACCACTTCgatatattgattttttcgttCTGAAAATTCTGTACCTAACTGATTTTAATCAGCTTTGATTGAAACTTGAATATTATTGCGATATCGTCTGCATAAACTTCCAATTAaagataaatgaatgaattatcgaaGGATATATTCAAATACGTTGAATTTTGGACCATTTATTACAGTTGGTTGAATTCTTGAAAGCCTAGATTTCAAATGTAATATACTGGGCGAAGAAAAAACTATCAATCATTCTGATCAACTATTGACATTCGACGATATTTAACGtgaattttc carries:
- the LOC123675997 gene encoding E3 ubiquitin-protein ligase Siah2-like isoform X3, with the protein product MGGQTEPSYLELLTCTICYTYMNNYVKLCILGHSVCNDCCINMKTCPYCRSPFSKTRNRNLEQLLSAFPPQNPSSSELIKNENLKCPKCRTLMDDRIVLCGGGHSICIKCVRGLHQCVLCPKLICYRRNFLLERLIEKLKAPRNPNGLAQLQD
- the LOC123675997 gene encoding E3 ubiquitin-protein ligase Siah2-like isoform X2, which codes for MGGQTEPSYLELLTCTICYTYMNNYVKLCILGHSVCNDCCINMKTCPYCRSPFSKTRNRNLEQLLSAFPPQNPSSSELIKNENLKCPKCRTLMDDRIVLCGGGHSICIKCVRGLHQCVLCPKLICYRRNFLLERLIEKLKAPRNPNGLAQLQVKCTYTEIP
- the LOC123675999 gene encoding activating signal cointegrator 1 complex subunit 2 homolog; protein product: MAQCGDLFYISLGKLKARLFCLHLFVYSTSVIVTAVMKLYIVLLATSFAVAASQKNQYTTPVPILKQINKHNEDGSYSYGYEAADGTFKIETKYPDGEVYGKYGYVDDTGKLREVEYGASKRGFEPNGNDIQVPPPTLKQNPSASRPLAPNEIDDGQYREDPSVYYQNEDGYRSRNQYQQPQSIYRPQPQQQPQPQPQFRPQPQPQSQFDFNFNWDQPKPTPQYQPQYQQPRPQYYQPPAPQPTYRPQPYYNPQPQPAWNQQNWAHQFQGHPASNVDIWTGSYSVNYRR
- the LOC123675997 gene encoding E3 ubiquitin-protein ligase Siah2-like isoform X1 is translated as MGGQTEPSYLELLTCTICYTYMNNYVKLCILGHSVCNDCCINMKTCPYCRSPFSKTRNRNLEQLLSAFPPQNPSSSELIKNENLKCPKCRTLMDDRIVLCGGGHSICIKCVRGLHQCVLCPKLICYRRNFLLERLIEKLKAPRNPNGLAQLQAHILKSLEMLVWFLGLSSLLKYTMYIL